The following DNA comes from Longimicrobium sp..
TTTCGAGGTGCGCCTGGGCAGCCTGCCGGCCGCCACCCTGACGGTGGTGGTCAACCACCAGGGCCGCCTGCTGCTGCCCCTGCGCCCGGTTCTGGAGCTGGGGGGCACGCCCATGGAGCGCGACGCCTCCGGCAACACCATCCGCGTGAGCGCGGTGGCCGAGGCGCCGCCCGCCGTGCTGGACGTGGCCGGCGCGCGCGTGCTGGCCGCCGACACGCTGGCGCTGGCGCCCGGCGACCTGGTGCAGGCCGGGGGCGAGGTGTACCTGGCCGTCCCCGCGCTGGCGCTGCTGCTGGGTGCGGAAGCCCAGGTGGACTGGGAGGCGCTGGCCGTTGCCATCACCCGGGGCGTACCCTTCGCCGCCGAGACGCGGCGCGAGGTGGAAAGCCGCCGCGCCGCCGAGCTGCGCCACCAGGGGGGCGAGGTGGGGCTGGCGGGCGACACCGTGTCGTACCGGGCCGTCAGCGGTGCGGGCGTGGTGGACTGGGCGGTTTCCGGCCGGGTGGGGAGCGAGCCGTCGCCGCCCTCGCTGCGGCTGGGCTCGGGGTTCAGCCTGGTGGGGGGCATGCTCACCCTGCGCGGCACCGTGGCGGCGGACTCGGGTGCGGCGGGGCTGGTGGACCCCGCCGTGGCCTACCACCGCGTCTTTCCGCGCGGCCGCTTCGTCCGCCAGCTTCACCTGGGCGACCACCTGAGCGGGGGGCTGCGCGCGCGGTCGCTGCGGGGAATCACCATCGGCAACGCACCGTTCCTGCGGCGCACCCGCTTCGACCAGGTGCTGCTTTCGCCCGAGCTTCCGCCCGGGTGGCAGTACGAGGTGTACCAGGGCGGCCGCCTGGTGGGGTTCTCGGACGCCACCGCCGAACGGCCGGTGAGCGTGCCGCTGGAGTACGGGAGCACCCCCGTGCAGGTGAAGATGTACGGGCCGGCGGGCGAGATCCGCGAATCGAGCGTGATCTACTCCGTTCCCGTGACGCAGCTTCCGCGCGGCGTCAACGAGTACGCGGCGGGGGTGGGCGCCTGTCCGCGCGGGGAGTGCACCTTGGCGGGGTACCTGGACCTGCGCCGCGGAGTGACGCGCACCCTTACCGTGGCGGGCGGCTTCGAGTACGAGCAGCCCGCCGACTCCGCCGGGCCCGTGCTGAGCCCGTTCGGCGCGGTGAGCGCGCTGCTGCGGCCGGGCACCAGCGCCGAGGTGCAGGCGCTGCTCGGCTCGTTCGTGCGCGGCTCGCTTCAGCACGTGGCGGCGGGCGGGGTGGCGCACGCCACGGCCGGCATCGTCTACCCGGGCTCGGGGCAGTTCTCCTTTGCGCCGCTGGCCAGCCCGCGCTGGCAGGCCGGCGGCGGGTTCAGCCGCTCGAACGTGCGCGCCGGCCCGGTGCGCGCCTATGCGCTGAACGGCCGCGCCGAGGGAACGCAGGAGGCGGGGCTGGACCGGGTGCGCGTGTCGGCCCTGGCCGCGCTGCGGTCCGCGCGGCTGGAGGCGGGCTACGAGTCGGGGCTCCCCGGCTCGCCGGGGGTCATTTTCCTGACGCCCAGCGTTTCGCTGCCGCGCTTCGTCCCGCGCTGGCTGCGCGGCTCGGGGCTCAGCGGCAGCCTGGCCTTCGCCGAGGGCCAGCTGCGGCAGGCAGGGCTCAACACCTCGCTGCAGACGGGGCCCACGTCGTTCGCCACGCTGGCCATGCAGTGGCTCCCCGCCCCGAACGGAATGGCGGTGTACCTGACCTTCGCGCGCCGGCTGGGCTTCGCCAACGTGCAGACCCAGGCCGCCTCGCTGCGCAACCAGGTGCAGGGCTCGTGGTCCGCCGAGGGGAGCGTGGCGTACGGCGGCCGGGGCGGCGTGCTCGCCCTTCCCTACCGCGGAACGGGGATGGCGGGGGTGGGTGGGCGGGTGTTCTACGACCTGGACGGCAACGGGGTGTTCAACGTCGGCGACCGGCCTCTCCCGGGCGCAACCGTGAGGATCGGGTCCGTGAGCGTGAAGTCGGGGGCGGACGGCACCTATCGCACCTGGTCGGTGCTGCCCTTCGAGGCGGCGCAGGTGGCGCTCGACACGCTGTCGCTGGACGAGGCGGGATGGGTGCCGGTCGCCCGCGGCGTGGAGCTTCGGCCGGCGCCGCACGTTTTCGCGGCGGTAGACATTCCGCTGGTGCAGACGCGCGAGCTGGCCGGCCAGCTGCTTCCCGGCCCCGAGGTTCCCACCGTCGCGGGGGTGACGCTGGAACTCATCAGCCGCGAGACGGCGGACGTGCAGCGCGTATCCACGTTCAGCGACGGCGAGTTCTACGTGAGCCGCGTGCGGCCGGGCACGTACGAGATCCGCGTTGCCGAATCGTCGCTGCGCGCCCTGAACGCGGCCGCCGATCCGAATCCCCTCGTCATCGTGGTTCCCGCCTCCGGCGACGTGCTGGTGCAGGCGCCGCCCATTACCCTGCGCAAGATCCGCTGACGACGTCCGCATCCGCTGCCCCGGCCCTGAGAACAACAATCACGCAGAGGACGCGGAGGGGAACTGAGAGGACGCAGAGGGGGCGGTAGCTTCCCTCTGCGTCCTCTCCGTTTTCTCTGCGTCCTCTGCGTGATGCTTTTCCTCTTACGGACCGCCACGACGGCGCGGCGACGCCCGCTGCACCGTGCAGAATTGGCTGTACGAAAATCGAACGCCTGCGGCCAAGTAGTTGCACGGAGGCCACTTACATTTCAATCGTCCTCGAACCGCACACGACACCGCCCGCGCAAGCATCGCCTAAGTGCCTCTATGACAAGAACTTAGCCCACGTGGCATCTCGGCTCGCGGCTCGCATTGGAGGGAAGGAGCAAAACGCTTCTTTCTCCGTGGATGCCAGCCGTGAAGATCGCACTCGTCGCCGCCCTGATCTCGACCGCCCTGAGCGCCGCGCCTGCCCTGGCGCAGGGGGCGATCCACGCGAGCGCGACCATCCTGCCGCGGCAGGGCGTGGAGATGGGTGCGGGTGTCGCAACGGAGGTGCGCAACGGCGCGCTCGGCGTCTCGGTCGGCATCGCGAACAAGGGAACGAGCAGCTACGTCGTTCAGGTCGCGAGGGAGAACGACTCCGCCGCGCCGAACGCCAGCGTAGTCATCCGCGGCGGAGAGAACCGCGAGTTCCGCTTCCGCCGTCCGGCTGCTGCCGGGCCGGGGCGCATCACGTACGTCATCTCTCCCATGATCTGAGAGAGTCCCACACGGAGGTCTCGGAGGGCACCTCCGTTCTTCCGTGCCCTCCGATGCCCTCCGTGCCCTCCGCGCCCTCCGCGCCGGGACTCCCGGACGACCGAGCGCGAGGCCTTACATCTCTGTTACTGTCCCGAGCTCTCACCCAGGTCGACGAGAAGCTCGTCCAGCTGCTCGAACGTCTCGACCATTGCGTCGGCTGCTCCGGTACCAGCAGCATCGAGCGCTTCCTTGGTAGGATAGCTCTCGTGCAGGACCACCAGCGTTCTGCCATCCGTTTCCTTGAAGGTCACCGTGGTGACAGACCCGCCCTCACCGTCTTCTTCATTGGTCCACACGAGGCGCGAATACGGCTCCACTTCCACATACGTGCCGAAGAACGCGGCGGGCTCGGCGGCACCGATGTCGAACTCCAATCGGTATTTGCCGCCGACACGGGCATCCACCTCGCAGGACAGCAGGGTCATTCCCATCGACCTGGGCACCCACCAGCGCCTGAGCAGCTCGGCCCTGGTAAATGCCTCGAAGACGATGCGCGCCGGGCCGTTGATGGTCCGCGTGACCACCACCTCGCGGTCCGACGTCCGTTCCACCGTGGTGCGGTTCTTCACGGGGCCGGGCCTGCTCTCGATTCCTGCGTTCATCGCGCTTCTCCCTTTCGTGTGAGTTCCTCGACGACCCTGTCCAACTCGTCGAAGCGTTCGTCCCACCGCTGGCGGTAGCTCTCGAGCCACGCCGCTTCCTCCTCCA
Coding sequences within:
- a CDS encoding SRPBCC domain-containing protein, whose protein sequence is MNAGIESRPGPVKNRTTVERTSDREVVVTRTINGPARIVFEAFTRAELLRRWWVPRSMGMTLLSCEVDARVGGKYRLEFDIGAAEPAAFFGTYVEVEPYSRLVWTNEEDGEGGSVTTVTFKETDGRTLVVLHESYPTKEALDAAGTGAADAMVETFEQLDELLVDLGESSGQ